Proteins from one Anopheles nili chromosome 2, idAnoNiliSN_F5_01, whole genome shotgun sequence genomic window:
- the LOC128721271 gene encoding unconventional myosin IC, whose translation MERGLHDRDRVGLQDQVLLENYQSEDAFIDNLRKRFQENLIYTYIGHVLISVNPYKELPIYTEDDVKEYRKRHFFEAPPHVFALSDNAYRSLTEENRGQCILISGESGSGKTEASKKVLQFIAAATGHTHNVEGVKDKLLQSNPVLEAFGNAKTNRNDNSSRFGKYMDVQFDFAGVPEGGNILNYLLEKSRVVHQSGGERNFHIFYQLLAGADDNLLRELHLKRNLDTFYYLSDGANGNVPNIRDADNFRVVQKAMTVIEILEQEQRQILDIVAAVLHMGNVGFTEEEGKAKILKPESVTAIAKLLGCNEEQLTNAFTHRTIEARGEIVTSPLNRDLAIYARDALAKAVYDRLFSWLVSRINTSLHAANLAKKNSVMGILDIYGFEIFKKNSFEQFCINFCNEKLQQLFIELTLKQEQEEYLREGIEWVPVEYFDNKVICNLIEEKHKGIVALMDEECLRPGDPTDLSFLSKMNDNLGSHQHYICHSRASTTVQKTMGRDEFRLVHYAGDVTYSVHGFLDKNNDLLFRDLKEAMSECSNGIIKSCFPTSDIGNKRRPETAVTQFKNSLNNLMEILMCKEPSYIRCIKPNDLQTHSQFDVELVRHQVKYLGLMENLRVRRAGFAYRRTYELFLQRYKCLSRQTWPHYHGPAKDGVQILANELGYEKEDYRMGKTKIFIRFPKTLFDTEDAFQAKKHYLASIIQARWKGRRQRHAYLAIRAKIIVGQTYIRRYLAMQELKRRREAAAKIRFFIKGFITRHDAPNECNRSFIQLTKRHWLVKLSKSLPKTFMDHTWIGAPKHCQEASVILRRMHKLHLARCYRVGLNAEKKRQLDLKVLCEAVFKNHKRNYPESVGPWFVDDRISKQHATQISNFTVTQMNGEKLHYSTPVVKYDRRGYKPRERFFLLSNKAVYLLDGKTYKQKHRLPLDKIDFCITNERDGIMLIRIPLELKKDKGDLILDIPDIIECCIWILDVTKNRSIVNIVDTGSLSHNLVRGKTGVIEIQTGPQPSITRAKSGNLLVIAGQ comes from the exons ATGGAGCGAGGACTACACGATCGTGATCGGGTAGGTCTGCAGGATCAAGTGCTGCTAGAGAATTACCAGAGCGAGGATGCGTTCATCGATAACCTGCGAAAACGGTTTCAAGAGAATCTAATTTAT ACCTACATTGGCCATGTCCTGATATCGGTAAACCCATACAAGGAGCTCCCGATCTACACCGAGGACGACGTCAAAGAGTACCGGAAGCGACACTTTTTCGAGGCCCCGCCGCATGT cttcGCTCTCAGCGACAACGCGTACCGCTCGCTGACGGAGGAAAACCGAGGACAGTGTATTTTAATCTCTGGCGAAAGTGGCTCTGGGAAAACGGAAGCCTCGAAGAAGGTGCTACAGTTCATAGCGGCTGCCACCGGTCACACGCACAATGTCGAAGGGGTCAAGGATAAGCTGCTGCAGAGCAACCCGGTCCTGGAGGCGTTCGGAAATGCAAAGACGAACCGCAATGATAACTCATCGCGTTTTGGCAAGTACATGGACGTGCAGTTCGACTTTGCTGGTGTTCCTGAGGGCGGCAACATTTTGAACTATCTGTTAGAGAAATCACGCGTCGTGCATCAGAGTGGTGGAGAGCGAAATTTCCACATCTTCTACCAGTTGCTTGCTGGCGCTGACGATAATCTGCTGCGTGAGCTGCATTTGAAGCGTAATTTGGACACGTTCTACTATCTGAGTGATGGG GCCAACGGTAACGTTCCCAACATTCGCGATGCTGACAATTTCCGAGTAGTTCAGAAGGCGATGACCGTTATTGAGATTTTGGAGCAGGAGCAGCGACAAATTCTTGACATCGTGGCCGCCGTCCTTCACATGGGCAACGTTGGTTTCACGGAGGAGGAAGGCAAAGCAAAAATCCTAAAGCCGGAATCGGTAACGGCGATTGCGAAG CTTTTAGGATGCAACGAGGAGCAACTGACGAATGCATTTACCCATCGCACGATTGAGGCTCGAGGTGAGATAGTAACGAGTCCGTTAAACCGCGATCTTGCGATATACGCTCGCGATGCCTTGGCCAAGGCGGTGTACGATCGCTTGTTCTCGTGGTTGGTGTCGCGTATCAACACCTCGTTGCACGCGGCCAATCtcgcgaagaaaaacagcgTAATGGGCATACTGGATATCTATGGTTTCGAAATATTCAAGAAGAACAGTTTCGAGCAGTTTTGCATCAACTTCTGCAACGAAaagctgcagcagctgttTATCGAGTTGACGCTGAAGCAGGAGCAGGAGGAATACTTGCGAGAGGGTATCGAATGGGTACCAGTCGAGTACTTTGACAATAAGGTGATCTGTAATCTGATCGAAGAGAAGCACAAAGGTATCGTGGCACTTATGGACGAAGAGTGCCTGCGACCGGGAGATCCGACGGATCTGAGCTTCTTGTCCAAAATGAACGATAATCTTGGTTCGCACCAGCATTACATCTGTCATAGTCGCGCCTCAACCACAGTACAGAAGACGATGGGCCGCGATGAGTTCCGACTGGTGCACTACGCCGGTGACGTAACGTACAGCGTGCACGGGTTCCTGGACAAGAACAACGATCTGCTATTTCGCGACTTGAAAGAAGCAATGTCCGAGTGCAGTAATGGCATCATCAAAAGCTGTTTCCCAACCTCGGATATCGGCAACAAACGTCGTCCTGAGACGGCCGTGACGCAGTTCAAAAACTCGCTCAACAACCTAATGGAAATATTGATGTGCAAGGAACCGTCGTACATCCGGTGCATCAAACCGAACGACCTGCAAACACACAGTCAGTTTGATGTGGAGCTGGTACGGCACCAGGTGAAATATCTCGGGTTGATGGAGAATCTGCGTGTCCGGCGGGCAGGTTTCGCCTATCGGCGCACGTACGAGTTGTTCCTGCAGCGCTACAAGTGTCTTAGTCGGCAAACCTGGCCGCACTATCACGGTCCCGCTAAGGATGGTGTGCAGATACTGGCGAACGAGCTGGGTTACGAGAAGGAAGATTATCGGATGGGCAAGACAAAGATCTTCATCCGGTTCCCAAAGACACTCTTCGACACGGAAGACGCATTCCAAGCAAAGAAGCATTACCTTGCCTCGATCATACAGGCTCGGTGGAAGGGTCGCCGCCAGCGGCACGCCTATCTTGCGATCCGTGCAAAAATTATCGTCGGGCAGACGTATATCAGACGGTACCTGGCGATGCAGGAGTTGAAACGGCGCCGAGAAGCCGCCGCCAAAATACGGTTCTTCATAAAGGGATTCATCACACGCCACGATGCACCGAACGAATGCAACCGATCGTTCATTCAACTCACCAAGCGTCACTGGTTAGTGAAGCTGTCTAAGAGCCTGCCGAAGACCTTCATGGATCACACATGGATTGGCGCGCCCAAACACTGCCAGGAAGCGTCGGTGATACTACGTCGGATGCATAAGCTCCACCTCGCTCGATGCTATCGTGTCGGGCTGAACGCAGAGAAGAAACGGCAGCTAGACCTGAAAGTCCTTTGCGAAGCTGTGTTCAAGAACCATAAACGCAACTACCCGGAAAGTGTGGGTCCATGGTTTGTGGACGATCGCATATCGAAGCAGCACGCGACGCAGATCTCCAACTTTACCGTCACGCAAATGAATGGGGAAAAACTGCAT TATTCCACTCCTGTCGTCAAATATGATCGGCGGGGCTACAAACCGCGCGAGCGGTTCTTCCTGCTGTCCAACAAGGCGGTCTATCTGCTGGATGGAAAAACGTACAAGCAAAAACATCGGCTACCGCTGGATAAGATAGACTTTTGTATCACCAACGAACGGGATGGCATAATGCTAATTCGTATTCCGCTCGAGCTGAAAAAGGATAAGGGCGATCTTATACTGGACATTCCAGATATTATCGAGTGCTGCATATGGATTCTGGACGTAACTAAGAATCGCAGCATCGTTAACATCGTTGACACAGGATC GCTATCCCACAACCTAGTCAGAGGAAAGACTGGCGTCATCGAAATACAGACAGGTCCCCAGCCAAGCATAACGCGTGCCAAGAGTGGCAATTTGTTGGTG aTTGCTGGCCAATAA